A single window of Carassius gibelio isolate Cgi1373 ecotype wild population from Czech Republic chromosome A19, carGib1.2-hapl.c, whole genome shotgun sequence DNA harbors:
- the ccdc106b gene encoding coiled-coil domain-containing protein 106b, which produces MSPHICMQFVNVNQLHVTEIMTTDAQRSTRSCRGLKNEDGYEISIPFEDNSLDESGFYNQNDHTFDESDSGQIPTCSPYLLITSLRAQLQISLEKNSWLQKRIEDLEEERDFLRCQLDRFIFSTKNQESNGMIGKEAEAEPQPTTQKQPTNQKPTPRKTSIPSPSPMMTRSGKIPTCIQKRSRKSNQEEEEVIEEEEYIAEEDYLEEEQLVTDDDGDETESNGSRKCRSGRQNSQTRVKRRRVFRIARSMERQRVKDPAGVLLRYNKILVTYQKLKSMSRAFQVHGVDRNTVASTTPIAEMLLVAPEKVSEVGEFDSSKEKLLDYARRCYKALDEDAHAKVQTLKKNNLLLPISYRFRH; this is translated from the exons ATGAGCCCTCATATATGCATGCA ATTTGTGAACGTCAACCAGCTCCATGTCACCGAAATCATGACGACTGATGCACAGAGAAGCACGAGGAGCTGCAGAG GTTTGAAGAATGAAGATGGGTATGAAATTTCCATTCCCTTTGAGGATAATAGCCTGGATGAGTCTGGTTTCTATAATCAAAATGATCACACCTTCGATG AGTCAGACTCCGGTCAGATTCCTACTTGCAGTCCATACCTTCTGATTACCAGCCTCCGAGCACAACTGCAGATTTCTCTGGAAAAAAACTCCTGGCTCCAAAAACGCATCGAAGATCTGGAGGAGGAGAGGGACTTCCTGCGCTGCCAACTTGACCGATTCATTTTCAGCACCAAGAATCAGGAGAGCAATGGCATGATTGGGAAAG aagCAGAAGCTGAACCTCAGCCCACCACTCAGAAGCAGCCCACCAATCAGAAGCCAACCCCCCGAAAGACATCCATTCCTTCTCCATCACCCATGATGACACGCTCTGGAAAAATCCCCACATGCATCCAGAAGCGCAGCAGAAAAAGCA ATCAAGAAGAGGAGGAGGTGATTGAGGAGGAAGAGTATATAGCGGAGGAAGACTATTTGGAAGAGGAGCAGCTTGTTACAGATGATGATGGAGATGAGACTGAGAGTAATGGCTCACGTAAGTGTCGTTCAGGCAGGCAGAATAGCCAGACGAGGGTGAAAAGACGACGTGTTTTCCGTATTGCACGAAGCATGGAAAGACAAAGAG TTAAAGATCCTGCAGGTGTTCTGCTTCGCTACAACAAGATCCTTGTAACCTATCAGAAGCTGAAGAGCATGTCTAGAGCATTCCAGGTCCACGGGGTTGACCGAAACACTGTCGCCTCCACCACTCCTATCGCTGAAATGCTTTTGGTTGCTCCTGAGAAGGTATCTGAAGTTGGTGAGTTTGATTCTTCCAAGGAAAAGCTTCTGGATTACGCAAGACGCTGTTATAAAGCTCTTGACGAGGATGCTCATGCTAAGGTGCAGACCTTGAAGAAGAACAACCTCTTGCTGCCCATTTCATACAGGTTCAGACACTAA
- the u2af2b gene encoding U2 small nuclear RNA auxiliary factor 2b isoform X1, with translation MSDFDEFERQLSENKQGDSLNGHERDKENRHRRRSPSRSRSRERKRRSKERRSRERRSDSKDRRHRRSEHTQNPPQDNVSRSPHREKKKIKIKKYWDVPPPGFEHITPMQYKAMQAAGQIPATALLPTMTPEGLAVTPTPVPVVGSQMTRQARRLYVGNIPFGITEESMMDFFNAQMRLGGLTQAPGNPILAVQINQDKNFAFLEFRSVDETTQAMAFDGIIFQGQSLKIRRPHDYQPLPGMSENPSVYVPGVVSTVVPDTIHKLFIGGLPNYLNDDQVKELLTSFGPLKAFNLVKDTATGLSKGYAFCEYVDVNINDQAIAGLNGMQLADKKLLVQRASVGAKNATMTSINETPVTLQVPGMMNNPMGQMGGIPTEVLCLMNMVAPEELVDDEEYEEIVEDVRDECSKYGQVKSIEIPRPVDGLDVPGTGKIFVEFTTVFDSQKAMQALTGRKFANRVVVTKYCDPDAYHRRDFW, from the exons ATGTCTGATTTTGATGAATTTGAGAGGCAGCTTtctgaaaacaaacaag GTGACAGTCTAAACGGTCATG AGCGGGACAAAGAGAACCGGCACCGGCGACGCAGCCCATCACGCAGCCGCAGTCGAGAGAGGAAAAGGAGAAGCAAAGAGAGGAGAAGCAGGGAACGCCGCAGTGACAGCAAAGACCGCCGCCATAGGCGCAG TGAACATACTCAGAACCCTCCCCAAGACAATGTCAG CCGTTCTCCTCACCGGGAGAAAAAGAAGATCAAAATTAAGAAGTACTGGGATGTGCCGCCTCCTGGCTTTGAGCATATTACACCCATGCAGTACAAGGCAATGCAAG CCGCTGGTCAGATCCCAGCTACCGCTTTGCTGCCCACCATGACTCCAGAAGGCCTGGCAGTAACACCGACCCCAGTACCAGTAGTGGGCAGCCAGATGACTCGCCAGGCTCGCAGGCTTTACGTTGGCAACATCCCATTTGGCATCACAGAG GAGTCTATGATGGACTTCTTCAATGCCCAGATGAGACTTGGTGGTCTAACTCAAGCTCCAGGAAACCCTATCCTCGCTGTCCAGATTAACCAGGACAAGAACTTTGCTTTCCTTGAG TTCCGATCAGTGGATGAGACCACCCAGGCCATGGCATTTGATGGCATCATCTTCCAGGGGCAGAGTTTAAAGATTCGCCGGCCACATGACTATCAGCCTTTACCTGGCATGAGTGAGAACCCCAGCGTATATGTCCCGG GTGTGGTGTCCACTGTTGTACCAGACACTATTCACAAGCTCTTCATTGGTGGTTTGCCAAACTATCTCAATGACGACCAG GTTAAAGAGTTGTTAACCTCTTTTGGACCTCTCAAAGCCTTCAATTTGGTTAAGGACACTGCTACCGGCCTCTCAAAGGGCTATGCTTTCTGTGAATATGTGGATGTTAACATCAATGATCAA gcTATTGCAGGACTGAATGGTATGCAGTTAGCAGATAAGAAGCTGCTGGTTCAGAGGGCAAGTGTAGGAGCCAAGAATGCCACAATG ACAAGCATAAATGAGACTCCAGTGACACTGCAAGTGCCGGGGATGATGAACAACCCCATGGGACAGATGGGCGGTATTCCCACTGAGGTCCTGTGCCTGATGAACATGGTGGCTCCAGAGGAACTGGTGGATGATGAGGAGTACGAGGAGATAGTGGAGGACGTGAGGGATGAATGCTCCAAATACGGCCAGGTCAAGAGCATAGAGATTCCCCGTCCTGTCGATGGCCTTGATGTCCCTGGAACCGGCAAG ATCTTTGTGGAGTTCACAACTGTTTTCGACTCCCAGAAAGCCATGCAGGCCTTGACGGGAAGAAAGTTCGCCAACAGGGTGGTGGTGACCAAGTACTGCGATCCAGATGCTTACCACCGCCGAGACTTCTGGTAG
- the u2af2b gene encoding U2 small nuclear RNA auxiliary factor 2b isoform X2: MSDFDEFERQLSENKQGDSLNGHERDKENRHRRRSPSRSRSRERKRRSKERRSRERRSDSKDRRHRRSRSPHREKKKIKIKKYWDVPPPGFEHITPMQYKAMQAAGQIPATALLPTMTPEGLAVTPTPVPVVGSQMTRQARRLYVGNIPFGITEESMMDFFNAQMRLGGLTQAPGNPILAVQINQDKNFAFLEFRSVDETTQAMAFDGIIFQGQSLKIRRPHDYQPLPGMSENPSVYVPGVVSTVVPDTIHKLFIGGLPNYLNDDQVKELLTSFGPLKAFNLVKDTATGLSKGYAFCEYVDVNINDQAIAGLNGMQLADKKLLVQRASVGAKNATMTSINETPVTLQVPGMMNNPMGQMGGIPTEVLCLMNMVAPEELVDDEEYEEIVEDVRDECSKYGQVKSIEIPRPVDGLDVPGTGKIFVEFTTVFDSQKAMQALTGRKFANRVVVTKYCDPDAYHRRDFW, encoded by the exons ATGTCTGATTTTGATGAATTTGAGAGGCAGCTTtctgaaaacaaacaag GTGACAGTCTAAACGGTCATG AGCGGGACAAAGAGAACCGGCACCGGCGACGCAGCCCATCACGCAGCCGCAGTCGAGAGAGGAAAAGGAGAAGCAAAGAGAGGAGAAGCAGGGAACGCCGCAGTGACAGCAAAGACCGCCGCCATAGGCGCAG CCGTTCTCCTCACCGGGAGAAAAAGAAGATCAAAATTAAGAAGTACTGGGATGTGCCGCCTCCTGGCTTTGAGCATATTACACCCATGCAGTACAAGGCAATGCAAG CCGCTGGTCAGATCCCAGCTACCGCTTTGCTGCCCACCATGACTCCAGAAGGCCTGGCAGTAACACCGACCCCAGTACCAGTAGTGGGCAGCCAGATGACTCGCCAGGCTCGCAGGCTTTACGTTGGCAACATCCCATTTGGCATCACAGAG GAGTCTATGATGGACTTCTTCAATGCCCAGATGAGACTTGGTGGTCTAACTCAAGCTCCAGGAAACCCTATCCTCGCTGTCCAGATTAACCAGGACAAGAACTTTGCTTTCCTTGAG TTCCGATCAGTGGATGAGACCACCCAGGCCATGGCATTTGATGGCATCATCTTCCAGGGGCAGAGTTTAAAGATTCGCCGGCCACATGACTATCAGCCTTTACCTGGCATGAGTGAGAACCCCAGCGTATATGTCCCGG GTGTGGTGTCCACTGTTGTACCAGACACTATTCACAAGCTCTTCATTGGTGGTTTGCCAAACTATCTCAATGACGACCAG GTTAAAGAGTTGTTAACCTCTTTTGGACCTCTCAAAGCCTTCAATTTGGTTAAGGACACTGCTACCGGCCTCTCAAAGGGCTATGCTTTCTGTGAATATGTGGATGTTAACATCAATGATCAA gcTATTGCAGGACTGAATGGTATGCAGTTAGCAGATAAGAAGCTGCTGGTTCAGAGGGCAAGTGTAGGAGCCAAGAATGCCACAATG ACAAGCATAAATGAGACTCCAGTGACACTGCAAGTGCCGGGGATGATGAACAACCCCATGGGACAGATGGGCGGTATTCCCACTGAGGTCCTGTGCCTGATGAACATGGTGGCTCCAGAGGAACTGGTGGATGATGAGGAGTACGAGGAGATAGTGGAGGACGTGAGGGATGAATGCTCCAAATACGGCCAGGTCAAGAGCATAGAGATTCCCCGTCCTGTCGATGGCCTTGATGTCCCTGGAACCGGCAAG ATCTTTGTGGAGTTCACAACTGTTTTCGACTCCCAGAAAGCCATGCAGGCCTTGACGGGAAGAAAGTTCGCCAACAGGGTGGTGGTGACCAAGTACTGCGATCCAGATGCTTACCACCGCCGAGACTTCTGGTAG